The following proteins are encoded in a genomic region of Populus trichocarpa isolate Nisqually-1 chromosome 13, P.trichocarpa_v4.1, whole genome shotgun sequence:
- the LOC7473283 gene encoding protein ALWAYS EARLY 2 isoform X3 produces MAPTRKKSVNKRFLNEVSPEKEVKSSSKNKQQANGKKKLSDKLGTQWSKADLQRFYKAYRDHGQNWKKVAAEVRNRSVEMVETLYNMNRAYLSLPEGTASVVGLIAMMTDHYSVLEASESERESNEVPGVLRKLQKRKQPKVQLSASKEDLQQSHMVASTDGCLSFLKIGYGRPLHSVGKRTPRFPVSHQHKKDENYVSPKKKHRKSEINADDNDDEHVAALTLTETLQRGDSAQVPQTPHRRTEHMKSSPVQSWDKMPESSPENLCDASIYEHWSESGTGRGGPDLAYVRDASSLAEMEGIGTVEVHRKGKKFYGKKVRVEKIGNSQSDGGGEACSGTEEEQKVRTLKGKVEIEMSNAKIDETSCRGQRKRSKKLFSDDKHDDFIGLQTLALVSAMEFESSAQLDEERTAQTEDDKCSVPESASTSHHRERTKLSRQKEKAISGVDRITSRKSKLGRYPPISTKPVSEANKQPQSISNGTLKRKREALVSKVLDEEEITPVVKGRHSGQISSPSKQLNSLELPEGSSFSGDQKNVPNDLATAQVPVASQVILPTRKGSRRKMDLKRAMIPKVGKSSVNIRKNQINRQDGAIHLKDKLSCSLSSPMVRRWCTFEWFYSAVDYPWFAKREFVEYLNHVGLGHIPRLTRVEWGVIRSSLGRPRRFSERFLHEEREKLQQYRESVRKHYMELRMGLREGLPTDLARPLSVGQRVIAIHPKTRELHDGGVLTVDHDQCRVQFDRAELGVEFVKDIDCMPSNPLDNMPEALRRQRISVLPRELLVNGKSNAGVFTASEHLRSALSPKNALVKQAQVEVNCAIPLAKGVSTDIVNVQGVCRQPSMVAQIQPKESDIQALSELNRALDRKASSALLHLRQHNTYPINNLPGWLKPPANSCFSGMPRPHTSSFVSQESGSAVLEIVRGSRLKAHNMVDVAVQAISSMKEGEDTFVRIGEALDSMDRRHLGSEYRVQMIRAPEGVSGGLRLQNQLILSTSEPQVNSNASRPQSNDSDKTETVIPSDLISSCVAALLMIQTCSERQYPPSDVAQIIDSAVTSLQPCCPQNLPIYREIQMCMGRIKTQILALIPT; encoded by the exons ATGGCCCCAACAAGGAAGAAAAGTGTGAATAAGCGGTTTCTGAATGAGGTATCGCCTGAAAAAGAAGTCAAGAGTTCAAGCAAAAATAAACAGCAGGCGAATGGG AAGAAGAAATTGTCCGATAAGTTAGGAACTCAGTGGAGCAAAGCAGATCTTCAACGATTTTACAAAGCATATCGGGACCATGGACAGAACTGGAAGAAA gTTGCTGCTGAAGTGCGCAACAGATCTGTGGAAATGGTGGAGACACTTTACAATATGAATCGG gcATACTTGTCTCTTCCAGAGGGAACGGCTTCTGTAGTTGGGCTTATAGCTATGATGACCGATCACTACAGTGTCCTG GAAGCAAGTGAGAGTGAACGAGAAAGCAATGAGGTACCTGGAGTGCTTAGGAAACTTCAGAAACGTAAGCAGCCAAAAGTGCAGCTTAGTGCATCAAAAGAAGATCTCCAGCAGTCTCACATGGTTGCATCAACTGATGGAtgcttatcatttttaaaaataggataTG GCCGTCCACTTCATTCAGTTGGGAAAAGGACACCTCGCTTCCCTGTCTCTCATCAGCAcaagaaagatgaaaattatgtttcaccAAAGAAGAAGCACAGAAAGTCAGAGATCAATgctgatgataatgatgatgaacaTGTTGCTGCACTGACATTAACTGAGACATTGCAGAGAGGAGACTCTGCCCAAGTGCCTCAAACACCCCATAGAAGAACAGAACATATGAAATCATCACCTGTTCAAAGCTGGGATAAGATG CCAGAATCATCTCCAGAAAATCTTTGTGATGCTTCCATATATGAACACTGGTCTGAAAGTGGCACAGGACGTGGGGGGCCTGATCTTGCCTATGTGAGGGATGCAAGCTCCTTGGCAGAAATGGAAGGTATAGGTACTGTAGAAGTTCACCGAAAAGGCAAGAAGTTTTATGGAAAGAAGGTAAGAGTTGAGAAGATCGGAAATAGTCAGTCTGATGGTGGTGGAGAAGCATGTAGTGGCACTGAAGAAGAACAGAAGGTCAGAACTTTGAAGGGAAAAGTTGAAATTGAGATGTCTAATGCAAAAATTGATGAGACTTCTTGCCGGGGCCAAAGGAAGAGAAGCAAGAAACTTTTCTCAGATG aTAAACATGATGACTTCATCGGTCTTCAAACATTGGCTCTTGTTTCTGCAATGGAATTTG AATCATCTGCCCAGTTGGATGAAGAAAGAACTGCCCAAACTGAGGACGACAAGTGCAGTGTACCTGAATCTGCATCAACTAGTCATCATAGAGAAAGAACCAAACTCTCCAGGCAGAAAGAAAAGGCAATAAGTGGAGTTGACAGGATAACCTCAAGAAAATCTAAGCTTGGAAGATACCCGCCAATTTCTACTAAACCTGTCTCTGAAGCAAATAAACAGCCTCAGTCCATCAGCAATGGTACTCTGAAAAGAAAACGCGAGGCTTTGGTATCAAAG GTTCTGGATGAAGAGGAGATTACACCTGTGGTTAAAGGCAGACACAGTGGTCAAATTTCTTCTCcttcaaaacaattaaattcaTTAGAATTGCCAGAGGGTTCTTCTTTCAGTGGTGATCAGAAAAATGTACCAAATGATCTAGCAACTGCACAAGTTCCTGTTGCAAGCCAAGTTATCTTACCAACCAGAAAAGGAAGCAGACGCAAGATGGATTTAAAGAGAGCAATGATCCCAAAAGTGGGGAAATCTTCTGTAAACATTcggaaaaatcaaattaataggCAAGATGGAGCAATCCACCTAAAG GACAAGCTTTCTTGTAGTCTATCATCTCCTATGGTTCGCAGATGGTGTACATTTGAATGGTTTTACAGTGCAGTTGACTacccttggtttgctaaaaggGAGTTTGTGgaatatttaaatcatgttgGTCTTGGGCACATTCCAAGGCTGACTCGTGTAGAATGGGGAGTCATAAGAag TTCTCTTGGCAGACCTCGAAGGTTTTCTGAACGTTTTCTAcatgaagaaagagaaaaactcCAGCAGTATAGAGAATCCGTGAGAAAACATTATATGGAGCTCCGAATGGGTTTAAGGGAAGGACTTCCAACAGATTTAGCAAGACCCTTATCAGTTGGACAGCGAGTAATTGCTATTCATCCCAAAACAAGAGAACTTCATGATGGAGGTGTACTCACTGTGGATCATGACCAGTGCAGGGTTCAGTTTGATCGTGCTGAGTTAGGAGTTGAATTTGTTAAG gATATAGATTGCATGCCTTCAAATCCACTGGATAACATGCCAGAAGCTCTTAGGAGACAGAGAATCTCTGTTCTGCCCAGGGAATTGCTAGTGAATGGAAAGTCAAACGCGGGAGTGTTCACTGCCAGTGAACATCTGAGGAGTGCACTGAGTCCCAAGAATGCTTTGGTAAAGCAGGCACAG GTCGAGGTAAACTGTGCCATCCCGCTTGCCAAGGGAGTATCTACTGACATTGTTAATGTACAAGGAGTCTGTAGGCAACCTTCTATGGTAGCTCAGATCCAACCAAAGGAATCTGACATACAAGCTCTATCTGAACTGAATCGCGCTCTTGATAGAAAG GCATCATCTGCTTTACTCCATCTGAGGCAACATAATACTTACCCCATAAACAACCTGCCTGGTTGGCTGAAACCCCCAGCCAATTCCTGTTTCTCTGGTATGCCAAGACCTCATACTAGTTCTTTTGTTTCTCAAGAATCAGGATCTGCTGTACTTGAGATTGTCAGAGGCTCGAGATTAAAGGCACATAATATGGTAGATGTTGCTGTCCAG GCAATTTCATCCATGAAAGAAGGCGAAGATACCTTTGTGAGAATTGGAGAGGCTTTAGATTCTATGGATAGAAGGCATTTGGGATCAGAATATAGGGTACAAATGATCAGGGCCCCAGAGGGGGTCAGTGGTGGTTTACGTCTTCAAAACCAGTTGATTCTCAGCACGTCAGAGCCTCAGGTTAACAGTAATGCATCTAGGCCCCAATCAAATGATTCTGACAAAACAGAGACAGTAATTCCTTCAGACCTTATATCATCATGTGTGGCTGCTTTGCTCATGATACAG ACATGCTCCGAACGACAGTATCCTCCATCTGATGTGGCTCAGATAATCGATTCTGCTGTTACTAGCTTGCAACCCTGCTGTCCGCAAAATCTGCCAATATATAGAGAGATACAAATGTGCATGGGAAGAATCAAGACTCAAATACTAGCTCTAATACCAACATGA
- the LOC7473283 gene encoding protein ALWAYS EARLY 2 isoform X2 yields MAPTRKKSVNKRFLNEVSPEKEVKSSSKNKQQANGKKKLSDKLGTQWSKADLQRFYKAYRDHGQNWKKVAAEVRNRSVEMVETLYNMNRAYLSLPEGTASVVGLIAMMTDHYSVLEASESERESNEVPGVLRKLQKRKQPKVQLSASKEDLQQSHMVASTDGCLSFLKIGYGRPLHSVGKRTPRFPVSHQHKKDENYVSPKKKHRKSEINADDNDDEHVAALTLTETLQRGDSAQVPQTPHRRTEHMKSSPVQSWDKMPESSPENLCDASIYEHWSESGTGRGGPDLAYVRDASSLAEMEGIGTVEVHRKGKKFYGKKVRVEKIGNSQSDGGGEACSGTEEEQKVRTLKGKVEIEMSNAKIDETSCRGQRKRSKKLFSDEHDDFIGLQTLALVSAMEFESSAQLDEERTAQTEDDKCSVPESASTSHHRERTKLSRQKEKAISGVDRITSRKSKLGRYPPISTKPVSEANKQPQSISNGTLKRKREALVSKVLDEEEITPVVKGRHSGQISSPSKQLNSLELPEGSSFSGDQKNVPNDLATAQVPVASQVILPTRKGSRRKMDLKRAMIPKVGKSSVNIRKNQINRQDGAIHLKDKLSCSLSSPMVRRWCTFEWFYSAVDYPWFAKREFVEYLNHVGLGHIPRLTRVEWGVIRSSLGRPRRFSERFLHEEREKLQQYRESVRKHYMELRMGLREGLPTDLARPLSVGQRVIAIHPKTRELHDGGVLTVDHDQCRVQFDRAELGVEFVKDIDCMPSNPLDNMPEALRRQRISVLPRELLVNGKSNAGVFTASEHLRSALSPKNALVKQAQVEVNCAIPLAKGVSTDIVNVQGVCRQPSMVAQIQPKESDIQALSELNRALDRKEAWLMELKNTNNDIMENPKNGDNYLKYSEPLKNLAAVLASSALLHLRQHNTYPINNLPGWLKPPANSCFSGMPRPHTSSFVSQESGSAVLEIVRGSRLKAHNMVDVAVQAISSMKEGEDTFVRIGEALDSMDRRHLGSEYRVQMIRAPEGVSGGLRLQNQLILSTSEPQVNSNASRPQSNDSDKTETVIPSDLISSCVAALLMIQTCSERQYPPSDVAQIIDSAVTSLQPCCPQNLPIYREIQMCMGRIKTQILALIPT; encoded by the exons ATGGCCCCAACAAGGAAGAAAAGTGTGAATAAGCGGTTTCTGAATGAGGTATCGCCTGAAAAAGAAGTCAAGAGTTCAAGCAAAAATAAACAGCAGGCGAATGGG AAGAAGAAATTGTCCGATAAGTTAGGAACTCAGTGGAGCAAAGCAGATCTTCAACGATTTTACAAAGCATATCGGGACCATGGACAGAACTGGAAGAAA gTTGCTGCTGAAGTGCGCAACAGATCTGTGGAAATGGTGGAGACACTTTACAATATGAATCGG gcATACTTGTCTCTTCCAGAGGGAACGGCTTCTGTAGTTGGGCTTATAGCTATGATGACCGATCACTACAGTGTCCTG GAAGCAAGTGAGAGTGAACGAGAAAGCAATGAGGTACCTGGAGTGCTTAGGAAACTTCAGAAACGTAAGCAGCCAAAAGTGCAGCTTAGTGCATCAAAAGAAGATCTCCAGCAGTCTCACATGGTTGCATCAACTGATGGAtgcttatcatttttaaaaataggataTG GCCGTCCACTTCATTCAGTTGGGAAAAGGACACCTCGCTTCCCTGTCTCTCATCAGCAcaagaaagatgaaaattatgtttcaccAAAGAAGAAGCACAGAAAGTCAGAGATCAATgctgatgataatgatgatgaacaTGTTGCTGCACTGACATTAACTGAGACATTGCAGAGAGGAGACTCTGCCCAAGTGCCTCAAACACCCCATAGAAGAACAGAACATATGAAATCATCACCTGTTCAAAGCTGGGATAAGATG CCAGAATCATCTCCAGAAAATCTTTGTGATGCTTCCATATATGAACACTGGTCTGAAAGTGGCACAGGACGTGGGGGGCCTGATCTTGCCTATGTGAGGGATGCAAGCTCCTTGGCAGAAATGGAAGGTATAGGTACTGTAGAAGTTCACCGAAAAGGCAAGAAGTTTTATGGAAAGAAGGTAAGAGTTGAGAAGATCGGAAATAGTCAGTCTGATGGTGGTGGAGAAGCATGTAGTGGCACTGAAGAAGAACAGAAGGTCAGAACTTTGAAGGGAAAAGTTGAAATTGAGATGTCTAATGCAAAAATTGATGAGACTTCTTGCCGGGGCCAAAGGAAGAGAAGCAAGAAACTTTTCTCAGATG AACATGATGACTTCATCGGTCTTCAAACATTGGCTCTTGTTTCTGCAATGGAATTTG AATCATCTGCCCAGTTGGATGAAGAAAGAACTGCCCAAACTGAGGACGACAAGTGCAGTGTACCTGAATCTGCATCAACTAGTCATCATAGAGAAAGAACCAAACTCTCCAGGCAGAAAGAAAAGGCAATAAGTGGAGTTGACAGGATAACCTCAAGAAAATCTAAGCTTGGAAGATACCCGCCAATTTCTACTAAACCTGTCTCTGAAGCAAATAAACAGCCTCAGTCCATCAGCAATGGTACTCTGAAAAGAAAACGCGAGGCTTTGGTATCAAAG GTTCTGGATGAAGAGGAGATTACACCTGTGGTTAAAGGCAGACACAGTGGTCAAATTTCTTCTCcttcaaaacaattaaattcaTTAGAATTGCCAGAGGGTTCTTCTTTCAGTGGTGATCAGAAAAATGTACCAAATGATCTAGCAACTGCACAAGTTCCTGTTGCAAGCCAAGTTATCTTACCAACCAGAAAAGGAAGCAGACGCAAGATGGATTTAAAGAGAGCAATGATCCCAAAAGTGGGGAAATCTTCTGTAAACATTcggaaaaatcaaattaataggCAAGATGGAGCAATCCACCTAAAG GACAAGCTTTCTTGTAGTCTATCATCTCCTATGGTTCGCAGATGGTGTACATTTGAATGGTTTTACAGTGCAGTTGACTacccttggtttgctaaaaggGAGTTTGTGgaatatttaaatcatgttgGTCTTGGGCACATTCCAAGGCTGACTCGTGTAGAATGGGGAGTCATAAGAag TTCTCTTGGCAGACCTCGAAGGTTTTCTGAACGTTTTCTAcatgaagaaagagaaaaactcCAGCAGTATAGAGAATCCGTGAGAAAACATTATATGGAGCTCCGAATGGGTTTAAGGGAAGGACTTCCAACAGATTTAGCAAGACCCTTATCAGTTGGACAGCGAGTAATTGCTATTCATCCCAAAACAAGAGAACTTCATGATGGAGGTGTACTCACTGTGGATCATGACCAGTGCAGGGTTCAGTTTGATCGTGCTGAGTTAGGAGTTGAATTTGTTAAG gATATAGATTGCATGCCTTCAAATCCACTGGATAACATGCCAGAAGCTCTTAGGAGACAGAGAATCTCTGTTCTGCCCAGGGAATTGCTAGTGAATGGAAAGTCAAACGCGGGAGTGTTCACTGCCAGTGAACATCTGAGGAGTGCACTGAGTCCCAAGAATGCTTTGGTAAAGCAGGCACAG GTCGAGGTAAACTGTGCCATCCCGCTTGCCAAGGGAGTATCTACTGACATTGTTAATGTACAAGGAGTCTGTAGGCAACCTTCTATGGTAGCTCAGATCCAACCAAAGGAATCTGACATACAAGCTCTATCTGAACTGAATCGCGCTCTTGATAGAAAG GAAGCGTGGTTGATGGAgcttaaaaacacaaataatgaCATAatggaaaacccaaaaaatggagataactatttaaaatattctgaACCTTTGAAGAACTTGGCTGCAGTACTG GCATCATCTGCTTTACTCCATCTGAGGCAACATAATACTTACCCCATAAACAACCTGCCTGGTTGGCTGAAACCCCCAGCCAATTCCTGTTTCTCTGGTATGCCAAGACCTCATACTAGTTCTTTTGTTTCTCAAGAATCAGGATCTGCTGTACTTGAGATTGTCAGAGGCTCGAGATTAAAGGCACATAATATGGTAGATGTTGCTGTCCAG GCAATTTCATCCATGAAAGAAGGCGAAGATACCTTTGTGAGAATTGGAGAGGCTTTAGATTCTATGGATAGAAGGCATTTGGGATCAGAATATAGGGTACAAATGATCAGGGCCCCAGAGGGGGTCAGTGGTGGTTTACGTCTTCAAAACCAGTTGATTCTCAGCACGTCAGAGCCTCAGGTTAACAGTAATGCATCTAGGCCCCAATCAAATGATTCTGACAAAACAGAGACAGTAATTCCTTCAGACCTTATATCATCATGTGTGGCTGCTTTGCTCATGATACAG ACATGCTCCGAACGACAGTATCCTCCATCTGATGTGGCTCAGATAATCGATTCTGCTGTTACTAGCTTGCAACCCTGCTGTCCGCAAAATCTGCCAATATATAGAGAGATACAAATGTGCATGGGAAGAATCAAGACTCAAATACTAGCTCTAATACCAACATGA
- the LOC7473283 gene encoding protein ALWAYS EARLY 2 isoform X1: MAPTRKKSVNKRFLNEVSPEKEVKSSSKNKQQANGKKKLSDKLGTQWSKADLQRFYKAYRDHGQNWKKVAAEVRNRSVEMVETLYNMNRAYLSLPEGTASVVGLIAMMTDHYSVLEASESERESNEVPGVLRKLQKRKQPKVQLSASKEDLQQSHMVASTDGCLSFLKIGYGRPLHSVGKRTPRFPVSHQHKKDENYVSPKKKHRKSEINADDNDDEHVAALTLTETLQRGDSAQVPQTPHRRTEHMKSSPVQSWDKMPESSPENLCDASIYEHWSESGTGRGGPDLAYVRDASSLAEMEGIGTVEVHRKGKKFYGKKVRVEKIGNSQSDGGGEACSGTEEEQKVRTLKGKVEIEMSNAKIDETSCRGQRKRSKKLFSDDKHDDFIGLQTLALVSAMEFESSAQLDEERTAQTEDDKCSVPESASTSHHRERTKLSRQKEKAISGVDRITSRKSKLGRYPPISTKPVSEANKQPQSISNGTLKRKREALVSKVLDEEEITPVVKGRHSGQISSPSKQLNSLELPEGSSFSGDQKNVPNDLATAQVPVASQVILPTRKGSRRKMDLKRAMIPKVGKSSVNIRKNQINRQDGAIHLKDKLSCSLSSPMVRRWCTFEWFYSAVDYPWFAKREFVEYLNHVGLGHIPRLTRVEWGVIRSSLGRPRRFSERFLHEEREKLQQYRESVRKHYMELRMGLREGLPTDLARPLSVGQRVIAIHPKTRELHDGGVLTVDHDQCRVQFDRAELGVEFVKDIDCMPSNPLDNMPEALRRQRISVLPRELLVNGKSNAGVFTASEHLRSALSPKNALVKQAQVEVNCAIPLAKGVSTDIVNVQGVCRQPSMVAQIQPKESDIQALSELNRALDRKEAWLMELKNTNNDIMENPKNGDNYLKYSEPLKNLAAVLASSALLHLRQHNTYPINNLPGWLKPPANSCFSGMPRPHTSSFVSQESGSAVLEIVRGSRLKAHNMVDVAVQAISSMKEGEDTFVRIGEALDSMDRRHLGSEYRVQMIRAPEGVSGGLRLQNQLILSTSEPQVNSNASRPQSNDSDKTETVIPSDLISSCVAALLMIQTCSERQYPPSDVAQIIDSAVTSLQPCCPQNLPIYREIQMCMGRIKTQILALIPT, encoded by the exons ATGGCCCCAACAAGGAAGAAAAGTGTGAATAAGCGGTTTCTGAATGAGGTATCGCCTGAAAAAGAAGTCAAGAGTTCAAGCAAAAATAAACAGCAGGCGAATGGG AAGAAGAAATTGTCCGATAAGTTAGGAACTCAGTGGAGCAAAGCAGATCTTCAACGATTTTACAAAGCATATCGGGACCATGGACAGAACTGGAAGAAA gTTGCTGCTGAAGTGCGCAACAGATCTGTGGAAATGGTGGAGACACTTTACAATATGAATCGG gcATACTTGTCTCTTCCAGAGGGAACGGCTTCTGTAGTTGGGCTTATAGCTATGATGACCGATCACTACAGTGTCCTG GAAGCAAGTGAGAGTGAACGAGAAAGCAATGAGGTACCTGGAGTGCTTAGGAAACTTCAGAAACGTAAGCAGCCAAAAGTGCAGCTTAGTGCATCAAAAGAAGATCTCCAGCAGTCTCACATGGTTGCATCAACTGATGGAtgcttatcatttttaaaaataggataTG GCCGTCCACTTCATTCAGTTGGGAAAAGGACACCTCGCTTCCCTGTCTCTCATCAGCAcaagaaagatgaaaattatgtttcaccAAAGAAGAAGCACAGAAAGTCAGAGATCAATgctgatgataatgatgatgaacaTGTTGCTGCACTGACATTAACTGAGACATTGCAGAGAGGAGACTCTGCCCAAGTGCCTCAAACACCCCATAGAAGAACAGAACATATGAAATCATCACCTGTTCAAAGCTGGGATAAGATG CCAGAATCATCTCCAGAAAATCTTTGTGATGCTTCCATATATGAACACTGGTCTGAAAGTGGCACAGGACGTGGGGGGCCTGATCTTGCCTATGTGAGGGATGCAAGCTCCTTGGCAGAAATGGAAGGTATAGGTACTGTAGAAGTTCACCGAAAAGGCAAGAAGTTTTATGGAAAGAAGGTAAGAGTTGAGAAGATCGGAAATAGTCAGTCTGATGGTGGTGGAGAAGCATGTAGTGGCACTGAAGAAGAACAGAAGGTCAGAACTTTGAAGGGAAAAGTTGAAATTGAGATGTCTAATGCAAAAATTGATGAGACTTCTTGCCGGGGCCAAAGGAAGAGAAGCAAGAAACTTTTCTCAGATG aTAAACATGATGACTTCATCGGTCTTCAAACATTGGCTCTTGTTTCTGCAATGGAATTTG AATCATCTGCCCAGTTGGATGAAGAAAGAACTGCCCAAACTGAGGACGACAAGTGCAGTGTACCTGAATCTGCATCAACTAGTCATCATAGAGAAAGAACCAAACTCTCCAGGCAGAAAGAAAAGGCAATAAGTGGAGTTGACAGGATAACCTCAAGAAAATCTAAGCTTGGAAGATACCCGCCAATTTCTACTAAACCTGTCTCTGAAGCAAATAAACAGCCTCAGTCCATCAGCAATGGTACTCTGAAAAGAAAACGCGAGGCTTTGGTATCAAAG GTTCTGGATGAAGAGGAGATTACACCTGTGGTTAAAGGCAGACACAGTGGTCAAATTTCTTCTCcttcaaaacaattaaattcaTTAGAATTGCCAGAGGGTTCTTCTTTCAGTGGTGATCAGAAAAATGTACCAAATGATCTAGCAACTGCACAAGTTCCTGTTGCAAGCCAAGTTATCTTACCAACCAGAAAAGGAAGCAGACGCAAGATGGATTTAAAGAGAGCAATGATCCCAAAAGTGGGGAAATCTTCTGTAAACATTcggaaaaatcaaattaataggCAAGATGGAGCAATCCACCTAAAG GACAAGCTTTCTTGTAGTCTATCATCTCCTATGGTTCGCAGATGGTGTACATTTGAATGGTTTTACAGTGCAGTTGACTacccttggtttgctaaaaggGAGTTTGTGgaatatttaaatcatgttgGTCTTGGGCACATTCCAAGGCTGACTCGTGTAGAATGGGGAGTCATAAGAag TTCTCTTGGCAGACCTCGAAGGTTTTCTGAACGTTTTCTAcatgaagaaagagaaaaactcCAGCAGTATAGAGAATCCGTGAGAAAACATTATATGGAGCTCCGAATGGGTTTAAGGGAAGGACTTCCAACAGATTTAGCAAGACCCTTATCAGTTGGACAGCGAGTAATTGCTATTCATCCCAAAACAAGAGAACTTCATGATGGAGGTGTACTCACTGTGGATCATGACCAGTGCAGGGTTCAGTTTGATCGTGCTGAGTTAGGAGTTGAATTTGTTAAG gATATAGATTGCATGCCTTCAAATCCACTGGATAACATGCCAGAAGCTCTTAGGAGACAGAGAATCTCTGTTCTGCCCAGGGAATTGCTAGTGAATGGAAAGTCAAACGCGGGAGTGTTCACTGCCAGTGAACATCTGAGGAGTGCACTGAGTCCCAAGAATGCTTTGGTAAAGCAGGCACAG GTCGAGGTAAACTGTGCCATCCCGCTTGCCAAGGGAGTATCTACTGACATTGTTAATGTACAAGGAGTCTGTAGGCAACCTTCTATGGTAGCTCAGATCCAACCAAAGGAATCTGACATACAAGCTCTATCTGAACTGAATCGCGCTCTTGATAGAAAG GAAGCGTGGTTGATGGAgcttaaaaacacaaataatgaCATAatggaaaacccaaaaaatggagataactatttaaaatattctgaACCTTTGAAGAACTTGGCTGCAGTACTG GCATCATCTGCTTTACTCCATCTGAGGCAACATAATACTTACCCCATAAACAACCTGCCTGGTTGGCTGAAACCCCCAGCCAATTCCTGTTTCTCTGGTATGCCAAGACCTCATACTAGTTCTTTTGTTTCTCAAGAATCAGGATCTGCTGTACTTGAGATTGTCAGAGGCTCGAGATTAAAGGCACATAATATGGTAGATGTTGCTGTCCAG GCAATTTCATCCATGAAAGAAGGCGAAGATACCTTTGTGAGAATTGGAGAGGCTTTAGATTCTATGGATAGAAGGCATTTGGGATCAGAATATAGGGTACAAATGATCAGGGCCCCAGAGGGGGTCAGTGGTGGTTTACGTCTTCAAAACCAGTTGATTCTCAGCACGTCAGAGCCTCAGGTTAACAGTAATGCATCTAGGCCCCAATCAAATGATTCTGACAAAACAGAGACAGTAATTCCTTCAGACCTTATATCATCATGTGTGGCTGCTTTGCTCATGATACAG ACATGCTCCGAACGACAGTATCCTCCATCTGATGTGGCTCAGATAATCGATTCTGCTGTTACTAGCTTGCAACCCTGCTGTCCGCAAAATCTGCCAATATATAGAGAGATACAAATGTGCATGGGAAGAATCAAGACTCAAATACTAGCTCTAATACCAACATGA